The DNA sequence TGTGTTCCATCTCTTTTGTGGCTGGGATCCCATCAACCTCACTTGGATGGCAGGTGGTCCAGTTTAGAGTTGTTGCTTCTCTTGTCAGCTTTTGCTCTTATCACACAGCAGTGCTGTGAACAGTCTAATGCAACTCATCGCTTGAGGTGTCTGTAAACTATGGGAAGACCCACATTTGAGATTCCCTCATGCTTTGTGCTAGAGTGAGGCAGCCTGCCAGGGACATTGTCAGTTCCCAAAGGATACAGtgtgttcttcctttttttcttttcatatttgatggattttgttttgttgtgttttttgaagtatggtcttactctagcccacgctggccttaaactcacagcgaaccttctacctctgccttccgaatgctgggttaaattcatgtaccaccatgtccagcataagCCATAAGGCCACTTTTTCCtccccaaaatatttatttatttgagagggagaaagaggcaatgagagaaagaatgggtgcaccagggcctctggccactacaaataaacttaactccacatgcatgtgccattttgtgaatctggcttatgagggttctggggaattgaacttgggtccttaggctttgcaggtaaatgccttaactgctaagccatttctccagccccttgtttgtgTTTTCTAGAAAGCACTACTGATATAACAGTATAACAGTTCGTTTTATTATTGCTATGTCTATCCCAGAAGAATGGAGGCTCCAGAAAGGCAGAAATGGCCTTTGTGTCAGCCTGACATGGGATTACAACTTTActtctaaaacaaccaaacaaaaaagctgggtgtagtcagcaggaggatcaccttaggTGGGTCTCcttgagttagaggtcaccctgagaccccacctccaaaaaacaaaagtttaagtCTATCTGGTCTCAGGAGGGGGCTGGCTATTCAGCTGCCCACCCTTTCCCCTACAAAGTACAGGGTTTTCCTTCAATTTTCCAGCATGGGACGGAATAGGGACCAAACATGGAGGACTCATGTGCCCCAGTGACTTGGGGCACATCTTGGTTACTACAGCCTGGGTGTAGGTAGCAGCAGACAGCTGTCCAAACCCTCGCTGTGGAGACAAGCTAAGAAAGTTCATCATTGGCTGGGTGtggccttcaggaggcagaggtaggaagattgctgtgggtttaaggccagcctgagactacatagtgaattccaggtcagcctgggctagtgagagacccttccTGGAAAACCCAAAAGTAAAAAAAGTCTGTCATTGAATCCTGTCCAGTCCCAGTCCTGAGAGTATGCCTGGTACCTACTTCATACTCCCCAAGGTACAGGTGGGACAGCCACCTTATCTGGAAGCTGGGGCCAATGATGGGCACCAGAGAACTGACCCAAGATGATGATCCAAGGAATTTGGTTGGGTTGAGGGTAGGCTGGAAGAGAGGGAGGTCTGTTGGAGCCATAGTGGAGTGCCAGGATTAACAGTCTTGGATTGGAAGCATGGAAGTGGGGGTGCAGGGAACCTGGTGGaaagaagaaaccaagaaggGAGCATTGGCCAGAGCCATTGAGTTTTTTAAACTTATGTATTTGCacgtatgtgtatatgtgcatgtgtgtataggtgcactaaggcctcttgctactgcagatgaacgcTAGACAtttgtactactttgtgcatctagcttacatggatggctttggaattgaacctgtgccggCAAGCTCTGCATGCAactgcctttagctgctgagccatctccccagccccaagtacTGCTTTTAAATCTGCTTCCATGAACTAGGCAGGGGTCAGGCCACCCAGGATCTAAAGCCCATGGCCTTCCAAATTGGGGCTAGCTGGTGGTGCCATGAGTGATTTAAGGCAGCTTTCCACCTGGGCTCATGACCAGGTTACATTTGACCTAGAAGCCTCAGCCAGCTGCTCTGGCTGGGTGCTAAGGTGGTAGGGAGATGGTTGGACTTGACTCTCTGTTGGGGAGCTCAGCCACCAATTTCTGAAGTGAGGAGTCCAGAGTCCTCATCAGCCATGCAGACCTGAACCCTCAAATACCTACATATGCCATGGCATACAGCACCTCTCCTGCCAGTGTATAATAGAGTGGAGTGCTCACTGCGTATCTGCGCCACTGGGCTTGTGCCTGTGTGTTTCTGTTTGAACCTTAGCACTGACTTGTACTCCTGACTCCCTGGAGCTACTCAAGCCCTTCCTGCAGCTGGAATAACCTGTCTCTGGCTTCCTGTTGGTtacaagtgtcttaaatgctttATTCTTCTGGGAAGAAACAGCTTCAGTGACTTGTTCACCTTCTCCTTCTGAACATTTGCTCCAGCTGGAGAAATGCCAGAGGACCTTGTTGAGAAAACCCAGGTTTCCAGTTGAGCGTGTTAGCTGCCCAAGGTTTCAGGCAGCCTCGTCACTGTTGCAGGCTGTTTGTTGCAGGCTGTTGTTTTCTTGGCAGCACCCGGGGTAAGCCTAAGGCCCCAGCACAGACAAGCCAGCTCCACCTCTGAGGCACCTTTCCCTCCCATGCTAAGACTTCTGGACCCACCCAGGGGAATACCTTTCTTTCTAATGCACAGTTGACTAGGGGCCTGCAATTTAATTAGGCATTACCTGAGTGTAGCTTAATTACAGTTATTGGTTTAGGGTTAAGTATTCCCATTGCCTGAGTCTAAGCCAatgccttttttggttttttgaggtagggtctcactctagctcaggctgacctggaattcactatgtaatctcaggctggcctcgaactcacagcgatcctcccacctctgcctccccagtgttgggattaaaggcgtgcgccaccatgcccagcagccaaTGCCTTTTTATTAAAGGAGTTCCCATCTGAGCATTGGACCTCCTCCCTCTGCACCTGGAAGAccgatatttattttatttatttattgcattggTTGTTAGATctacttttttctcaattttttttctatttcttttttattttttctcaatttttattaacattttccatgattataaaaagtatctcatggtaataccctccctctgcccccccacctttcccctttaaaattccattctcttatcatatcccctccccatctcaatcagtctcttttattttgatgtcatggtcttttcctcctcttatgatggtcttgtgtggtagtgtcaggcactatgaggtcatggatatccaggccattttatgtctggtgggagcacgttgtaaggagtcctaccctttctttggcccttacattctttctgccacctcttccacattagaccctgagccttggaaggtgtgatagaggtattgcagtactgagcactgtggtcatttctttccaccaacccctatgataccttctgagtcatcccaaagtcactgccatctgaaaagagaagattctttaccaaaagtgagagtagtgttaatatatgggtatggatattaagagaagtacttactgggcagtttgataagcatagtatatacatttttccagacatcagcagatgttacacccctagggcttatgactaaccctgttttaacttttcatattagggatgtgtttccccccatggagtgggcctccagtccaattggagggcaattggtttccaccatgatagacgtgccactattgcacctgttggctcctttggcctggctttCCAATTatgaggtttgcagtgtccactgttgagtatcttcagtggtggtatctttctcccattgaactacatgtagaatagcttcttccagctttctgtcggctggtctacatggaggaggttatcagctcagttccagcaggatttctcagtgaccttgcagcccaagtatgtggagtgttcagcaatagggtcttaccatctgttcctggtgggaaaccaagggcttcagcaacagcctataatgttttgggggcatcagtgacctccctggtcaacaactcactggaggtatcccatccctggcactgaaaattttctaacaattatctatggctcctgagtgtttcattgtccaaaaccggaggattacatatgatttatttgtatcttcttagattttgattcgccctccctccacctttcctttactcagtctcttcccctgacctcacttttgggccttttcacccccgttaatctattcttctactttcatatatacaataccaacctattaagtaccctcctcccttcctttctcttccctttatatctcttttttaatttgctggcctctgctactgagttttttccttctcacacagaagtccaatcatctggaagacagattttttaaaaatatgtatttatttatttattgagagaatgggcatgccacagcctttagtcactgcaaacaaatccagatgcatgtgccaccaagtgcatctggtatatgtgggttctaggaattgaaactggttccttaggctttgcaggcaagtgctttaatcggtaagccatctctccagcccagaggtaaggtctcgctcaatcccaggctaacctggaattcactatgttgttttagggtggccttgaatttatggtgatcctcctacctctgcctcccaaatgctggaattaaaggtttgcaccatcatgccaggctcaGCCCCAGATCTGCCCTCGCCTAACTCCCCCCACTCCCCCgtaaggcctcactgtagcccaggctgatctggaatttactatgtagtctcagggtgacctcaaactctctgcgatcgtcctacctgtgccttcggagtgctgggataaaggcatgcgccaccgcacctggctcaaaaattatttatttgcaagcagagaggaaagagacaaaACTATGGGCATGCCATAAGAGCAATAGTGAGTTTATCCAGCTAAAGTGAAACTCAGTCTTTGAGGATTGCTTATCTATTAAGAGTTGTTCTTAAAGTGTTGAGTCTTGCCTGAAAAACTCTGTGGTAGAGTATATTCTTGGCATATATGAGGCAAATTTATCCCTAGCACCAAAATCATATAAGCAAGGTTTAAAATAAAGCACTAAATCCTGCCCAAGAGTGACAATAGGAGGTCTGTTGGGCTCTCTGGTGCCTGTCATTTTCTTGATGTCTGCCCCAGTGATTCCGTTTTCCCCACCTTTGGAGCAGGGCTGGAATCACAGCATGCCAGGTTCTAGGGTTGGCTGTGTTTCAGGTCTCTACTCATCTCTAGTAGTAACTGACGAGTCACTGCCCTACTCCCTGTGGCTTTCTTCTGCACAGCTGCTGGCGTGCATGCTTCTGGGACAACCCAAGCAGCCAGGCTTTCTGTGAACACAGGAATGTATACTGCTGGCTATTGGAGCCTGGCTCCTATCAGGCAGCCAGCTGCAGGTAGATGTCACACTGACTCTCATGTGGCTGGGTATACTTTCACAGAGTCCTCAGTTAGAGGTGCCTGGATTTAAATAAGAAGTCATGACCATCAAGTCCCTGGGATCATGTTTCCTTTGTGGTCTGTCTTGTCAACCGGGGACTACAGGCTGCTTTTCATTGAGACAGAGGTGGGTCGTTGTAGCATGGGTAATGAGTTTGTGGGTCAAAAGCCTGATCCTGCTTCAAGGGCTATATGTACAGTGTCTCTGGGAGGCTTGGACAAAGGCTTCCTGTCAGACATAACATAGAACTAAAGAAGCAGTCAGATGTGAATAGGCTGAAGCAAGGCCTATGAAACATGTTGTGATGCATCTTGTCAACTTGAATGAAAGATGCCTCGGCTACTAGAGAAGTACACCTGGGTGTGTGTCAGGACATTTCTAAAGACCATTACGTTACCAGAGCTCTGACCTAATCAGTTATAACTCTAATGTATTGATGGGTTAAAAAATACTGGGATGTGGTAAAACTGAAAGGTGGGGCCTTATTGGAAGAAGTAGGCCCAGGGATGTGTCTTAGCAGTGTGGGGGGTGTATCTTGCCCTGGCCTCTTGATGTCTAACACCTTCCTGGGTACCATGAAGTGAACAGCTCTGTTCTACCGCGCTCTTCCTCCATGATCCACCTCACCCCAGGCCCAGAAATACAGAATCAGACTACCATGACAGAACCAAAtttccccttcattttttttttttttttcaggaattcAGTCTACAACATAAGGAGTGTACAGCCTTATAGTTAGGTTTGCCTGTCACAGTGGGAGAAGATTCTGCTCTGAGTGAATTCTGCACAGGAGAGGCCTCAAACTACTTGATGTTCCCTAAAGCCATGATCATCACATTGAGGCCTGGCTGTCTTTGGCTTTGGTCCAGAGCTTAGCTTCCACAGTGCTCTGATTCCTTGTTACCTGGTCAGAGGCCTGTAGTCCATTCCCTGGGGAGGTTAAGTCCCTGTATACAAGAGCAGAGCAGTATCTTTAAGTTGacagaagccccccccccccccccccccccagtgatgACAGCTCTGGCCCTCCATGGTTAAATTGTAAAGCATCTGGGCAACATGTTTAAAAAGCTCTGCAGATGATCCTTTTTGTTCACCAAAGGATCTGAGAAGTCTGTTCCAGCTCAGAGAGGGTTGTGTTTACTTCCAGTGGCTTGTGTTCCCTGATCCTCTACAAGAGCCTTTGCTGAAGAGAGGGGCTGGTGCTGCGCACTATCCTTCCAGGGACCAGAAGAATCTGGTTGGGGGCACTTGGGTTAGAGTTGTTCCTCATTACCTGTTGTTCTACAGGCCAATGTGACCAGTTGAGTTCTGAGCCCAGGGCAGGTTGTTCAGCAGCCGCTGTCAGTTCCACTGAGGAACCTCCTGCAGGTGCCCTGAGGAGCTAGAGCAGAGCACATGTTGACTTGTGCTTCTGTGACTGCATACGCAGTGTTCTGGGCTGAGACTCCTTTGCTTTGCATTAGTGATGGCTCACAGGTCTGTCAGGTGCTGGGCAGGGGGCTCCCCACTAGCCCAGCATACAGCATAGCAACTTGTCCTACACTGAGTACTCCTTTTCCTGTGTCCTTTGTTTCATGTTTCATTCTTTCAGAAAACACCATTGCTGAGAATCTTGTGTGCTGGGGTCTAAAACAGATGAACCCATAAGTGAAGCGTGCTTGAGGCTGAGGGACACACATCTATCCAACCAGACTTGCTCAGCCTaaactctttctctttccctcctaaaGGGTGAGCCTGTCGGCCACAGACTGCTACATCGTGCACGAGATCTACAGTGGGGAGAATGCCCAGGACCAGTTTGAGTATGAGCTAGAACAGGCGCTGGAAGCCCAGTACAAGTACATTGTGATCGAGCCCACCCGCATTGGAGACGAGACAGCACGCTGGATTACTGTGGGCAACTGCTTGCACAAGACGGCTGTGCTGGCAGGCACTGCCTGCCTCTTCACCCCGTTGGCACTGCCCTTGGATTACTCCCACTACATCTCCCTGCCCGCTGGTGTGCTGAGCCTGACCTGCTGCACTCTCTACGGGATCTCCTGGCAGTTCGACCCTTGCTGCAAGTACCAGGTGGAGTACGACGCCTATAAACTGTCCCGCCTGCCTCTGCACACGCTCACCTCCTCCACCCCAGTGGTGCTGGTCCGGAAGGACGACCTGCACAGAAAGAGACTGCACAACACGATAGCACTGGCCGCCCTGGTGTACTGTGTAAAGAAGGTTTATGAGCTCTACGCTGTATGACTGCAGGAGCGGGACGCGGAACAGAACCACAAGGCCCACAGGACACAGAGGACTCAGATCGCTACAGCAACACTTTGGGCTTGCTCTGTGAGGCAGCGGTGCCTGGGAAGGTGTTTGGTTTAatacatgttatttttaaaaaaaataacatcatgGGTGTACCAAGGGTTTTTTTCAGCTCATCACACTAAGATGTCTCTTTCCCTAACCCAGGAGTGGGTCCGAGACCATAGAGGTCATGCTGGGCAGTGGAGTGTGGATGGAAGCCACCCTATTTACTGAGGGAGTGTGAACATGCTTGTGGGGGGTCTTTAAGTATATTGTTTAACCATACCATTCAGAGCCAACCAGAAGCTATTGACCATTAAAATTATGAGAATTTCAACTGCTGTTCTCTTTCTATGCCTGAGCCTGTAGTTGCAGTGGCTGCATGTGGCATGTGCAGGTGCTGCTCCTCACCCTGCCAATTTCATCACCTCCAACAAGGACAGACCAAGATCGGAGTTCCTGCACAAAAAGACCGTACAGCACGATACCACTGGCCACACCAGTGAGTCGAGTTCAGTTATGACTCCCTTGGCCCTGATGTGCGATTTCAGAGAAGTGGTACAAAAAGGTGGCCTAGAGGCCATAGGATCTCCCTTTTGTTCATTTGGGGACTAAAGGGCTATGAGCCCTTCTCCAAATTTCACCATGCTGCACTTTGATTTAGGGCCCAGAAATATTTCtgctttcctctttgttttttgaggtagggtctcactagctcaggctgacctggaagtcactcagggtggtattgaactcatggcaatcttcctacctctgcctcctgagtattgtgattaaaggtgtgcaccaccacgcctggctttgctttccttctttttttaagagaagtgctgtgccagggcctcagcaattgAACTGCAAATGCTTGtgtcacttagtgggcatgtacaaccttgcattcgcctcaccttttgtgcgtctggcttatgtgggatctgaagagttgaacatgggtccttaggcttatgcactaagccttctctccagccctctgctctcCTTTAAAGCACTGAAGCAGTTCCTAATGTGGCCTGAGCCCTGCAGACCCTGGCCATGGTGGATCTGCCTGCTTAGGGGAGCTGATCCACTTTTGTCTAGACTTTGGATAAGCGGAAGTGGTCCCCTGCACAGAGGCTGAGGCTGCTGTCACTGCTGGGTAGCCGCCCAGCATCTCTGCAGAGAAGTCACAGACAACCAAGCTGACTCTTCCTCAGGAAGGTCTGGTGCCAGTGTTAGGAAAGGGTGCCTGCTCTGCGGTATAAGGCAGGAAAACCTTTGTGGGGAGCTCAAGGGGCAATTGGGCTATTTCGGGTACAGATTTTGAAAGATATGAAAAGGGACCCACGGCCCTCCAAAATTTTACAAACTTTCACTTAATTCCAAATACCCTAGGGAGATTAATGACTTAGTTCAGATGGATACACAGTATTGTGGACATGGCAGCATGGCTGGGACTGTACTGAAGAGGTAACTGCCTTGGCCACAAGCAATCCCTGGTGCACAGGCCTCCTGACTGCAAGGTGGGTTGAAACGTGGCACGCGCGAGACCTTGGGTGTccgcaggctggctttgagcctGCTGGTCATGCATAGCATGGGAGGGGTTTTTAGAACAGGCACCTGGACTGATTGCTCTTTCTGCCCATCAGATTGCATGAGGGGGAAGGAGTTGGACCCCAGTGGGCCAGTAACCCCAAGTAAGCTTAACAGGTGTTCTTGTCCAAAACAAATCAGGTTCAAggtctggcaagatggctcagtgggcaagtgGTTGCTGCATAAGCATAGGCATTGCACACCCCTAGGAAAAGCCAGAAGTGGTCACATGTGCCTCAAAACCCCAGTGTGCTAGGGGTGGGGTGTGGACAGGAGAATCATTGGCTGGAGCTCCCTGGTGGGAcagtctggcaaaaaaaaaaaaaagaactccaggtgcaagcgGCTCCTTTCTGTTTCCCCAGCTGTGCTGCACTTGAACAAAGTGACTCTCATCAGAGATGGGTTTGACACGTGCAAAGAAAAGGCCACCTGGCCTAGGCCCTCCTATGGGAATCCATCTGACAAGGGAGTCCCATGTGGCCATTTCAGGACATGGGTCAGGCTAGTCTGCCCGCTCACCCACTTCGGGAGACCCATAAGCTGTGTAGAGGCAGCCAATGGGAAATGTGGACAAGCAGATTCTGGGGCGCGCCTGCTTGCACCGCACGTGCATTCACCCTTTCTCTTGTCCTGCAGGAGCAGTTGCTGTGGGAGTAAGAAACGCCAGTGACCCGCTCCTGCCCAAGCACCAGGGGACTCGTAGTCTTGAAGATACCTGAAGCAGAACAAGCTTTGAAAGCTTCCCAGCAGAATTTAAGGATGACAAGGGTTGTGGGTGACAAAACACCCACTAACCTTTGAGGACCGAAAACTGGCAATAGTGGCAGCACCATTACCCCAGTGGCAACCACTCATTCAGACACCAGCTAGAAGAGCCAGAGCAAAGTGAGGCTTGCGGAGGCCCCGAGCTGAGGGCAGGCTGCTGCTGGGGGGCCCTCCCCTCACGCGGCTGCCTGGATGACTCGCAGAGCAGGTAGACAGGAAGTGAAGCCTAGCTTCCAGGCAACTCTGAGCTGATTGGGAGCAGTTCCATGTTTCAGAACCCTCCTGGCCTGTCTGCCCTCAGTCCTCAGCCAAGGGCATCATCTAGCACAGGGGTAATTATCttgttcttccccccccccctccc is a window from the Jaculus jaculus isolate mJacJac1 chromosome 12, mJacJac1.mat.Y.cur, whole genome shotgun sequence genome containing:
- the Tmem11 gene encoding transmembrane protein 11, mitochondrial isoform X1 → MAAWGRRRLGPGSGGGGSRERVSLSATDCYIVHEIYSGENAQDQFEYELEQALEAQYKYIVIEPTRIGDETARWITVGNCLHKTAVLAGTACLFTPLALPLDYSHYISLPAGVLSLTCCTLYGISWQFDPCCKYQVEYDAYKLSRLPLHTLTSSTPVVLVRKDDLHRKRLHNTIALAALVYCVKKVYELYAV
- the Tmem11 gene encoding transmembrane protein 11, mitochondrial isoform X2, whose protein sequence is MVSLSATDCYIVHEIYSGENAQDQFEYELEQALEAQYKYIVIEPTRIGDETARWITVGNCLHKTAVLAGTACLFTPLALPLDYSHYISLPAGVLSLTCCTLYGISWQFDPCCKYQVEYDAYKLSRLPLHTLTSSTPVVLVRKDDLHRKRLHNTIALAALVYCVKKVYELYAV